A window of the Bdellovibrionales bacterium genome harbors these coding sequences:
- the mpl gene encoding UDP-N-acetylmuramate:L-alanyl-gamma-D-glutamyl-meso-diaminopimelate ligase, translating into MDLKPKSHVHMMGICGTAMASLAGLLVDRGFKVTGSDTNPYPPMSTQIESLGIKIMKGYKAENLHPKPDFVIVGNVISANNEEAQELVKLGIPYTSLAKAMGEFIIENRESVVISGTHGKTTTTSMMSWVAENAGVKPGFLIGGIPKNFSQSFKNPAGNYFVIEGDEYDTAYFDKVPKFIHYRPKHVILTSVEFDHADIYKDLQAVKDAFAMLMKLIPENGTLLACAEDANVMELRKLCKAKNSFTYGFKADADFKAKVLFQDANGIGFEVHHKGEILGPYNMQITGDYNILNATAVVAMSKILGFSENRIQIALESFEGVKRRQEILGEPNGILVIEDFAHHPTAVRETVKGIQKKYPGRKVFSVFEPRSATSRRKVFQQDYVQAFKGSHEVLLAKAFDQSKISETDRFSSHELVDDLNKSGVTSADFDTADQIVAALKARSKRGDVILIMSNGGFDGIYGKLMKALEG; encoded by the coding sequence ATGGATTTGAAACCTAAGAGTCATGTTCATATGATGGGAATTTGCGGGACCGCGATGGCGAGTCTTGCGGGTCTTTTAGTTGATCGCGGATTTAAAGTCACAGGCAGTGATACGAATCCGTATCCTCCCATGTCGACGCAGATTGAATCGCTTGGAATAAAAATCATGAAGGGCTATAAGGCCGAGAACCTTCATCCGAAGCCGGACTTCGTGATCGTCGGAAATGTGATTTCTGCAAACAATGAAGAAGCGCAAGAACTTGTGAAGCTCGGAATTCCGTACACATCTTTAGCAAAAGCGATGGGTGAGTTCATCATTGAAAACCGCGAGAGCGTTGTGATCTCGGGCACTCACGGTAAAACGACGACAACTTCCATGATGTCGTGGGTAGCGGAAAATGCCGGAGTGAAACCGGGTTTCCTTATTGGTGGCATTCCAAAGAATTTCTCTCAGTCTTTTAAAAATCCTGCCGGTAATTACTTCGTCATTGAAGGCGACGAGTACGATACGGCATATTTTGACAAGGTCCCGAAGTTTATTCACTACCGTCCGAAGCATGTTATCTTAACATCTGTTGAGTTCGATCACGCGGATATCTATAAAGATCTCCAAGCGGTCAAAGATGCATTTGCGATGCTCATGAAGCTGATTCCTGAAAATGGGACCTTGCTCGCTTGCGCTGAAGACGCGAATGTGATGGAGCTTCGTAAGCTTTGCAAAGCGAAGAATTCTTTCACTTATGGTTTTAAAGCCGATGCGGATTTTAAAGCCAAAGTCTTGTTTCAAGATGCAAATGGTATTGGCTTTGAAGTTCACCACAAAGGTGAAATTCTTGGCCCTTACAATATGCAAATCACCGGTGATTATAACATCCTTAATGCCACGGCGGTGGTGGCGATGTCGAAGATCCTGGGCTTTTCTGAAAACAGAATTCAGATTGCTTTAGAGTCTTTCGAAGGCGTAAAACGACGCCAAGAGATCCTTGGTGAGCCGAACGGTATTCTTGTGATTGAAGACTTCGCCCATCATCCGACAGCGGTGCGTGAGACAGTAAAGGGAATTCAGAAGAAATATCCAGGCCGCAAAGTGTTCTCGGTGTTTGAACCCCGCTCAGCGACGTCTCGTCGTAAAGTTTTTCAGCAAGACTATGTGCAAGCATTTAAAGGTTCGCATGAAGTTTTACTGGCCAAGGCTTTTGATCAGTCAAAGATTAGCGAAACGGATCGTTTTTCGAGTCATGAACTCGTGGATGATTTGAATAAATCCGGTGTGACATCCGCTGATTTTGATACGGCCGACCAAATCGTTGCGGCGCTCAAGGCCCGTTCTAAGCGGGGGGACGTGATCCTCATCATGAGTAACGGTGGCTTTGATGGCATCTACGGCAAGCTGATGAAGGCGCTTGAGGGATAG
- a CDS encoding beta-lactamase family protein, translating to MKYSVLEKKLMEQLKSRIVDTTPGVVVRAYQGGRMVCDVSVGDTYAYYDLASLTKVIFTVQAMMVAFEQGKWNLDSHVHEFLSWFPHTSVRVQDLLTHSSGLAWWMPFYKELDLNLSLDKRREKLREIIAKTEVSDAPNSVYSDVGFLVLGFLIEEFYKDGLYPVWQGIKDKFYAGTTLEFHPDNQPKHRTSLYAPTEECPWRRKLIVGEVHDENCWALGGVSTHAGLFGSVDDVSWALLNIRSQLLGIARYSVKQKTAKLFASRARPQGMGDWALGYMMPTPGAASCGSHFSLLSIGHTGFTGTSMWYDPKADFGVVVLSNRVLYGRENKSFAKLRPEIHNWIVEGFRKSAV from the coding sequence ATGAAATACTCGGTTCTTGAAAAGAAACTGATGGAGCAACTCAAATCTCGCATTGTCGATACCACTCCGGGTGTTGTTGTGCGCGCCTATCAAGGCGGCCGTATGGTTTGTGACGTCAGTGTCGGTGACACATACGCCTACTATGATCTTGCAAGCCTCACAAAAGTGATTTTCACGGTTCAAGCCATGATGGTGGCATTTGAGCAAGGGAAGTGGAATTTGGATAGCCACGTGCACGAATTCCTTTCTTGGTTCCCACATACAAGTGTGCGAGTTCAAGATTTGCTGACCCATTCTTCAGGTCTTGCATGGTGGATGCCTTTTTATAAAGAACTCGACTTGAATCTTTCGCTCGATAAACGCCGCGAGAAATTGCGCGAGATCATTGCAAAAACAGAAGTCTCTGATGCGCCTAATAGCGTATATTCAGACGTAGGCTTTCTCGTATTAGGCTTCTTGATTGAGGAGTTCTACAAAGACGGTCTCTATCCGGTATGGCAGGGGATTAAAGATAAATTCTATGCGGGAACGACTTTAGAATTTCATCCGGACAATCAGCCCAAACATCGTACAAGCCTCTATGCGCCGACGGAAGAGTGCCCATGGCGCCGTAAGCTGATTGTTGGCGAAGTTCACGATGAGAACTGCTGGGCTCTGGGGGGTGTATCGACACATGCGGGGCTCTTTGGCAGTGTTGATGACGTTTCGTGGGCGCTTTTAAACATTCGCTCGCAGCTTTTGGGTATTGCTCGCTATTCTGTGAAGCAGAAAACGGCGAAGCTCTTTGCATCGCGTGCTCGCCCGCAGGGGATGGGGGACTGGGCTCTGGGCTATATGATGCCAACTCCAGGAGCTGCCAGTTGTGGCAGCCATTTCTCGCTTTTGTCGATTGGTCACACGGGGTTCACGGGAACTTCAATGTGGTATGATCCGAAGGCAGATTTCGGCGTCGTTGTCTTATCAAACCGTGTTCTCTATGGAAGAGAGAACAAATCATTCGCAAAATTGCGCCCTGAGATCCACAACTGGATCGTCGAGGGTTTTAGAAAAAGTGCTGTGTAG